Genomic DNA from Desulfovibrio psychrotolerans:
TGTTCACGATCACGGCGGGCAGGTCGGAACCGGCAAGATAGGAGATGGCCTCCTGCATGAGCGAGATGCCCGGCGAGGAAGAGGTGGTCATGGCGCGCGCACCGCCCGCCGCCGCGCCCAGCAGCATGTTTGCGGAGGCTACCTCTGACTCGGCCTGCACGAACTGGCCACCCACGGCGGGAAGCTCTGTGGAAAGAAATTCCGGGATGTCGTTCTGGGGGGTGATGGGATAGCCGAAGTAGCAGGTAAGCCCTGCCGCCAGCGCGCCGCGGGCGATGGCTTCGTTGCCCTTGATGAAGATGCGTTTTGTCTGAGTTGCGGACATGTTACTTCTTCTCCTTCTTCTCGCGGTAGACGGTTATCGCAAGATCAGGGCATATGAGCGCGCACGAGGCGCAGCCCGTACACTTTTCCATGTCCTCGGCCTTGACCTCTGCCACCTTGTAGCCCTGCTTGTTGAAGCGGGAAGACTGGCAGATGATCTCCACAGGGCATACGGTCGTACAGAGAAGGCAGCCTTTGCACCTCTCATCGCGAAATTCTACCCGTGCCATTCATAACACCTCTAGGTTAAGGATGTCGCCTTGCCCGGCAGGAAGAAAAGGCCGCCCGGCGGCGTACGCGGGCCGCACGCCTGCTCTGGGAAGCACGCTGCGGCCGGAACGTTTCCGTGACACGGGAGCATTGCCCGCGCACGGCACAAAAAAAACGGTTACCCCCCGCCACGCCCTTGCGGGACCTCCATGCGGGGTGCCCGCCATGTCAGGCCGATTCCCTCTGCTACAGAATGAGCATGGAATCGCCGTAGCTGAACACCCGAAAACCGCTGCCTATGGCCTCTGCGTACGCCTGAAGCATGCGTTCGCGCCCGGCAAGGGCGCTGACCATCATGAGCAGGGACGATTCCGGCAGATGGAAGTTGGTTATCACGTGGTCCGTCACCTTAAACGTAAATCCGGGATAAATAAAGATGTCGGTCCACCCGGAAAACGGGCCTATGGTGCCGGTCTGGGCGAACGCGCCTTCCAGCACGCGGGTGGAGGTGGTGCCCACCGTGACCACGGGGCGGCCTTCCGCCTTGGCTGTGCGGATGGCGAGTGCCGTTTCCGGTGAAATTTCCATGTATTCGCGGTGCATGACATGCTGGCGGATATCTGCGCTGCGCACGGGGCTGAAGGTACCGTAGCCCACGTAAAGCGTGACCTCTGCCCAGCCGAAGCCCTGCCGGGCAAGGTCTGCCCGCTGGGCATCGGTGAAGTGCAGGCCTGCGGTGGGTGCGGCAACGGACCCCAGCCGTTCTTCTCTGGCGTAGACGGTCTGGTAGCGTTCGCGGTCTTCTGCGCTGTCCGGTGTGTCGGGTGTGTCGGGTGAGCCGGGGTTACCTGCCGGGCGCTTGATGTAGGGCGGCAGCGGCAGGTGGCCCTGCGCCAGAAAGAGCGCCTTGAGGTCGCCGCGCCAGAAGAGGCGCACGGCGCAGCGGCCGAATTCGCCGGGGGCGGTTACCACCAGCCGCAGGTTTGGCCCGAAGGTGACCTGTTCGCCGGGTTTGACCCGCTTGGACATGCGCAGCAGGCCTTCTGCGGGTGCGCTGTGCCAGCCGTGGGCATGGGGGGCCTTGTCCGGCATATTTTGGGCAGGCACAGCCTGTTCCGCGGCAGCCTGCTCCGTTACAAAGGGCAGGGGCGTGAGCAGGAGAAATTCCACCCTGCCGCCCGAAGGACGGGTGCCGTACAGCCGTGCGGGCAGCACCTTGGAGTTGTTTGCCACAAGCAGCGCGCCGGTAGGGAGCCAGTCCGCAAGGTCTGCGAAACGGGAACAGGTGTTCCGCCCGGTTGTGCGGTCCACCACGAACAGGCGGGAGGCACCGCGGCGGTCTGCGGGGTGCTGGGCGATCTGTTCTTCCGGCAGGGGGTAAGTGTAGGCCTGCAGCCGGAAGTCTGCCGGTATGTGCGCGTCCGTCATATGTGTGTCCGTCATATCTGCTTCTGGCATATGTGCATCGGGCATGTGCGTGGCGGGTGCGGTATCCGTTACAGCCGTGGTATCCCTGATGTCTCCGCTATTCGCGATATTGCGGGGGGGCGGGGTGCGCGGAGCGGATGCGGCGGACAAGGTGACCGTGGAAGCGGTGGAAGCCGTGGAATCTGGGGAAGCCGTGGTCGCCGGGGCGTCCGAGCAAGCCGCCGTCGTCGCCGGGGAGCCAGTGGAATCGGTGGGCTTTGGGGCTTTTCCGAAAATCGCTGTTGTATCGGTGGTATGCGGGCTCATGGAACTCGTATGTGGGTAGTGCGCCGTGGTGGCGCGGTCATGTGTAAGGGTGCT
This window encodes:
- the queA gene encoding tRNA preQ1(34) S-adenosylmethionine ribosyltransferase-isomerase QueA, with protein sequence MTDAHIPADFRLQAYTYPLPEEQIAQHPADRRGASRLFVVDRTTGRNTCSRFADLADWLPTGALLVANNSKVLPARLYGTRPSGGRVEFLLLTPLPFVTEQAAAEQAVPAQNMPDKAPHAHGWHSAPAEGLLRMSKRVKPGEQVTFGPNLRLVVTAPGEFGRCAVRLFWRGDLKALFLAQGHLPLPPYIKRPAGNPGSPDTPDTPDSAEDRERYQTVYAREERLGSVAAPTAGLHFTDAQRADLARQGFGWAEVTLYVGYGTFSPVRSADIRQHVMHREYMEISPETALAIRTAKAEGRPVVTVGTTSTRVLEGAFAQTGTIGPFSGWTDIFIYPGFTFKVTDHVITNFHLPESSLLMMVSALAGRERMLQAYAEAIGSGFRVFSYGDSMLIL
- a CDS encoding 4Fe-4S dicluster domain-containing protein; its protein translation is MARVEFRDERCKGCLLCTTVCPVEIICQSSRFNKQGYKVAEVKAEDMEKCTGCASCALICPDLAITVYREKKEKK